The window TTGTCAAGCCTTCTAAACGCGCTGTCAAATTGACACTATCGGAAAGCGCATCGCCCTGCATCCGGTTTTCTTCTCCCACCATGCCCACCAATATATAACCAAGGTGAATGCCAATACCCGCTTGAATCAGTTGATAACCTCTGGCTTGCCGATGTTGATTATAGTCCCGAATTCTTTTGAGTTTGGCGATTCCAGCTCTTACGGCATCATCGGCACCATTCGGGAAAATGGCCATCAATCCATCCCCTAAATATTTAACAATGATACCGTTGTGATTGCGAATTGCTGGGCCAACCCGCTGTAGATAGGCGTTGACAAAACTGAAGGTATCTTGGGGCGTCATGCTCTCAGATAGGGTGGTGAAGGAGCGGATATCGGAGAACATCACAGCCATTTCTTTGCTGACGTGGTCGCCTAAATGGACATGGGTTACATATTGTTTTTGCAGAAATTTAAGATATTCCAGGGGGAAAAAACGGGCAAAGGCATTCTTGTGATTTTCTAATATTTCAAAGGATTCTTTGAGTTGCCCTGCCATATCATTGAATGACTGAGCTAGTTGTCCGACTTCATCAGAACGGTCAAGTTCAACGGCTTTATCCCATTCTCCTTTAGCGATATCTTTGGCGGCAAAGTTGAGCCGGATTAGGGGTTCTGTCACCCAGCGAACAGTGAGAATGCCAATCAAAATCGCGGCCATTAAAGTAACGATGCACAGAAAGAACGTGATCCGGTTGTTGGCGTGGATTTGCTGCATGAAGTCGGATTCTGGCACAACCACCACAATCAGCCAGTCCAAACCGTATCCGTCCCTAAAGGAAGACACTTGGAGGAATTGTCGCTGATTGTTCAGCTTAAATTCGAGTTGATAGTTTTTCTGAATGTTTTTAAGATGACCAAAGCGATCGCGTAAAAAAGCCGCGCTCGAACGCATGAGTAGATCGTTGCTCTCCAAGGCGCGGAGGCGTTTGGCATTTTTGGATCTTCCCACTAATAAGGGTTGAGCACTAATCGAACTGGCGACTAACTCTCCAGACGGTTCCATAATAAAGACTTCCCCAGATCGACCAATTTTTAGAGTCTGCAAAAACTTGCCAATTTGGTCAATCCCTAACTCACAAGCCAAAACCCCTAAAAGTTCGCCCTTGCGGTCATAAAATGGGCGACTTGCCTTTATTTGCAGCAGGTCATAGCCTGTATTAATGTAAACCTCACTCCAAGTCGGTTTTCCTTGCTTGACGGCGGCTGTGTAGTAAGGGCGAGTTCGCGTATCATAGTTCAGAACGGTCTTAGCCACGTTGAGGCGATTCCCCTCTGGGTCGATGTTGTAGTAGCGGAGAGTTCCACCACCCGGAGTGAGTTGTTCGGCAATTTGAGGCTGCTCAGTCGTCGATAAACGATTGATCCAACCGACACGCAGAAACTGACCTTGTTCGTTGGCAAAGCCCGCATTTCCAATGGACTCATAAGTCTGGACTTGTCGCCAAAAATAAAGTTCAGCCTTTCGCACGTTCTGAAAGTCCAACAATCCCAGTTGAATCGCATGTGCATTAAATTGATTCACCTGTTGAGGGACTTCGACATAGGTTTGGATGCGGTCGTGAACGCGGGCGGAGACTTCACTTCGCAACTGATTGGCGAGGTCATTCACCACTTTCTGCCCATTTTTAAAGGAGAGATAACCCACCAACCCAACGGCACCAACCACTTGCACGACAAAGGGAACAATCAGAATGACGCGTAGCGGAACTTTACCCAATGTCCGCAGCAATTTTCTCTGGGTTCGCTTGGGAGTAGGTGCGGTTTGGGGAAGGGTGGCAACCGTTGTTTGACCGGAAATCCCTGGTGGAGAGTCGGTGGCGATTAGGATAGGAGTCTTTGTGGCAGACATTATAGACTTGATTGCCGCTCGTTCACTGGGTTGAAGATGGGACGAGGTTGGGGCAATGGCTGCCTGACGCCCCGTATCCGTAACGGTGCCATGAAAAGGCAGTGTGAAAATAAAGCGAGTGCCAAAACCGACTTCCGACTCCACCCAAATTTTCCCGCCGTGCAATTCCACCAAGGCTTTGGTGAGGCTTAACTGTAAATCGTTGGTTTCAGACTGCTGAATGGCTAAATAATCAGCTTGGTTAAATAGCTCCAAAATATCTTCTAATTTGTCTTCTGAAATCCCAGCACCCGTATCAGCAACGGTAATCACCAATTGCTCTAAGTTCTCTGTACCCTGCTGTTGGAACTCGTCCACCACGGCTGAAATTTCCACACAACCGTGTTCTGTTAAGTTAATCGCTTGAGCCACCAAACTTTGCAAAATTTGTTGCAAGCGCTGCTCATCTGCATTAATGTTAGGTAAATCAACGGGGATAGAATTGACGAGCTGCAAGTCTTTGTGGCTGACTAAGGTTTGGCTCGACTGTAATACTTTCTCCGTTAGCGATCGCACATTCACAGCTTGCCAATGGAGCTCCATGTCTCCCTGTCGCAGCTTGGAGAAGTCCCGAATGTTGTTGACTAAGTTGAAGAGTTGATGTCCACTTTGGGCAATCGTGGATAACTTTTGTTGTTGCGTCTGAGAAAATTCTCCCGCTTCTTTTTCTAAAAGCGACTGGACTAAATGAACCATCTGATTGAGAGGAGTACACAGTTCATTAGAAGTGTTAATCAGAAATTCATCTTTGAGTTCACTCAATCGCTTGAGCTGACCATGTTTTTCTTTTAACGCTTGGGTAAAACGGATGCGATCAACCTCTGATTGTTTGCGTTTAGTAACATCGAGAATGGCAGTGAGCAGAACTTCCTCTCCATAAAGAGAAAACGGTTGAAGTGAGATTGCCCCCCAAAATACGGTCTCATCCTGCTTTTTTAACCGGATTTCATAGTTCCGTAAAGAGCCATTTTTAGCATAAATATCTAACAATTTTTTGCGGTCATTGGGGTCAGAATAAAAATCGAGTACTGAGCGGCCTAATAGTTCCTGCATCGGCAGACTAAACATAGAAGTAGCCGCCGCATTGGCGTAAAGAACTTCACCATCCGATAAACGCGAAATCAGGATAGTAATCGGGGTCGCTTCGGCAATCAGGCGAAAGCGTTCTCTGCTTTCTTGCTTTGCGGCTTCTGCCTCCTTTTGTAGTTTTTCCTCTATCACATCACCATGGTCTGCTATGGTTTCCAGCATGATTTCCAAGTCA of the Allocoleopsis franciscana PCC 7113 genome contains:
- a CDS encoding ATP-binding protein, with amino-acid sequence MSDSTHSEAPRPSSNNPQIEQLRLEITHLSQELAKVQQEKADLEIMLETIADHGDVIEEKLQKEAEAAKQESRERFRLIAEATPITILISRLSDGEVLYANAAATSMFSLPMQELLGRSVLDFYSDPNDRKKLLDIYAKNGSLRNYEIRLKKQDETVFWGAISLQPFSLYGEEVLLTAILDVTKRKQSEVDRIRFTQALKEKHGQLKRLSELKDEFLINTSNELCTPLNQMVHLVQSLLEKEAGEFSQTQQQKLSTIAQSGHQLFNLVNNIRDFSKLRQGDMELHWQAVNVRSLTEKVLQSSQTLVSHKDLQLVNSIPVDLPNINADEQRLQQILQSLVAQAINLTEHGCVEISAVVDEFQQQGTENLEQLVITVADTGAGISEDKLEDILELFNQADYLAIQQSETNDLQLSLTKALVELHGGKIWVESEVGFGTRFIFTLPFHGTVTDTGRQAAIAPTSSHLQPSERAAIKSIMSATKTPILIATDSPPGISGQTTVATLPQTAPTPKRTQRKLLRTLGKVPLRVILIVPFVVQVVGAVGLVGYLSFKNGQKVVNDLANQLRSEVSARVHDRIQTYVEVPQQVNQFNAHAIQLGLLDFQNVRKAELYFWRQVQTYESIGNAGFANEQGQFLRVGWINRLSTTEQPQIAEQLTPGGGTLRYYNIDPEGNRLNVAKTVLNYDTRTRPYYTAAVKQGKPTWSEVYINTGYDLLQIKASRPFYDRKGELLGVLACELGIDQIGKFLQTLKIGRSGEVFIMEPSGELVASSISAQPLLVGRSKNAKRLRALESNDLLMRSSAAFLRDRFGHLKNIQKNYQLEFKLNNQRQFLQVSSFRDGYGLDWLIVVVVPESDFMQQIHANNRITFFLCIVTLMAAILIGILTVRWVTEPLIRLNFAAKDIAKGEWDKAVELDRSDEVGQLAQSFNDMAGQLKESFEILENHKNAFARFFPLEYLKFLQKQYVTHVHLGDHVSKEMAVMFSDIRSFTTLSESMTPQDTFSFVNAYLQRVGPAIRNHNGIIVKYLGDGLMAIFPNGADDAVRAGIAKLKRIRDYNQHRQARGYQLIQAGIGIHLGYILVGMVGEENRMQGDALSDSVNLTARLEGLTKFYGVSMLISEQVLERLNDPSQYEIRFLDRAIVKGKTESISIYEVMDGEPEEVKALKFQTQSDFEQGLEYYRRREFAEAKRYFEQVLAVNLSDKTAQLYLERVHQLMEEGVPENWDGVWTFDQK